From the Theobroma cacao cultivar B97-61/B2 chromosome 2, Criollo_cocoa_genome_V2, whole genome shotgun sequence genome, one window contains:
- the LOC18607862 gene encoding uncharacterized protein LOC18607862 isoform X1: MNVKSPTNCLIPNLAHIKPKHTQFIKFFSSPQPLFSPFNSQKEMNIKGKKNHSNRVLRPSLVPLNNIEFYADILPELKVFHDLSEVFRRIGGGSVPIMRRTIMVTQMMVVMTMMRMMIAAIADDTNGVFSPCEDSKVQKSDGFTFGLAFSKKESFFFDNVQLSPCDSRLALASKMAPLAVFRPKVDEISLLTINGSIPLVAGGFMVAFAGRKYAARSFPVMVADDRNTITSFTLVLEFHKGTLQNLHWKSFGCDSCSGESAVCLNNQDCAIPTPKCGHTGCSLGIQLAFSGTDKNLEPLNSWYEVNKIRQYSLYGLYSDLRDSITNSIPGFIPHQ, translated from the exons ATGAACGTCAAAAGCCCCACCAATTGTCTCATCCCAAATCTTGCACATATTAAACCAAAGCACACACAATttattaaattcttttcttcacCCCAGCctctcttttctccttttaatTCACAAAAAGAGATGaacataaaaggaaaaaaaaatcatagcAATCGAGTTCTAAGACCATCTTTGGTGCCTTTGAacaatattgaattttatgcAGACATTCTG CCAGAGCTCAAAGTTTTTCACGATCTTTCAGAGGTGTTCAGAAGAATTGGAGGAGGAAGTGTGCCCATCATGAGGAGAACGATCATGGTGACACAAATGATGGTTGTGATGACGATGATGAGGATGATGATTGCTGCAATTGCAGATGATACTAATGGTGTTTTTAGCCCTTGTGAGGATTCAAAAGTACAGAAATCAGATGGATTCACCTTTGGTCTTGCGTTCTCGAAGAAggaatcttttttctttgataatgTTCAGCTTTCGCCCTGTGATAGTCGGCTTGCCTTAGCCAGTAAAATGGCCCCACTAGCTGTATTTAGGCCAAAGGTGGATGAGATTTCTCTCCTTACCATCAATGGTAGCATTCCT CTTGTAGCCGGTGGATTCATGGTAGCATTTGCAGGAAGGAAGTATGCAGCCAGGTCATTTCCAGTAATGGTTGCTGATGATCGAAATACCATAACTAGTTTCACTTTG GTACTTGAATTCCATAAGGGTACTCTTCAAAATTTACACTGGAAAAGTTTTGGTTGTGATTCATGTTCTGGGGAGTCTGCTGTTTGCCTCAACAATCAAGACTGTGCAATACCAACCCCAAAATGTGGGCATACTGGGTGCAGCTTGGGCATACAGTTAGCATTTTCTGGCACAGACAAGAACCTTGAACCACTGAATTCATGGTATGAAGTGAACAAAATTCGGCAATATTCTCTCTATGGCCTATACTCAGATCTGCGTGATTCGATTACCAATTCTATTCCTGGTTTTATTCCCCACCAATAA
- the LOC18607864 gene encoding uncharacterized protein LOC18607864 isoform X1 codes for MKPMETIQDLIDEAKFRTVTWAMVIFAVTYFLTHTSTSMWMNLPIAILIVAAFRIISNEVEFKWKVQSVRPQTFLSYLEKKQLSLNDSRLSSSPPPPKWKRKIDSPKVETALNEFIDKILKDFVVDLWYSEITPDREAPELIRTVILDAIGEISGRVKEINLVDLLTRDIVDLIRDHLDLFRRNQAAIGVDVMVTLSSEERDERLKHHLMVSEELHPALISPESEYKVIQRLIGGVLAVVLRPREAQCPLVRTIAREIVTCLVVQPLMNLASPGYINEVIEYILLAIKDDMNKMVVGFDQSSVGVHGADSTSSKISSLNSQGTDLTLATIDNQKETYSDHSRYKEESEQLRPADWARILEAATQRRTEILAPENLDNMWTKGRNYKKKENKYVKAAVQESIPKGSVTKSAILIGNSGSEISTNKIGTSTGREEKTVMQLMPGLSLDTQLCDGNMKGTNLALEFNKSSSFEGDHLVNKFIVASEQAADGNKSRLKRSSSTSDLKVEPDTKKALTGDVGGPIISEFYSPDFGRHTEGYRGKIASNIVFRNEGPHIPMLRCRVIGAYFEKLGSKSFAVYSIAVTDAEKRTWFVKRRYRNFERLHRILKEIPNYTLHLPPKRIFSSSTEDAFVHQRCIQLDKYLQDLLSIANVAEQHEVWDFLSVSSKNYSFGKSSSVMRTLAVNVDDAVDDIVRQFRGVSDGLMRKVVGSSSPPSEASSSVTGRTLSWTADEMAKDISRQSNLETVNSASDNEDGDKDGSHDHQDDRSGPQGHGWHSDNELNSKSLPPRVIERGGVSGNLVSENHNLGVKPESVGQGGFPAIKLSATSSYLEDPVGMPPEWTPPNVSVPLLNLVDNVFQLKRRGWLRRQVFWISKQILQLVMEDAIDDWLLRQIYCLRTEETVAQGIRWVQDVLWPGGTFFTRVGNIQSKFDNCHPNQTPSENFSQFGGSNVSKPGSFEQQLEATRRASDIKKMLFDGAPTTLVSLIGHKQYRRCARDIYYFTQSTICVKQLAYAILELLLISVFPELRDLVKDLHGKKHTKVA; via the exons ATGAAGCCGATGGAGACGATACAGGATCTGATCGACGAAGCCAAATTCCGGACGGTTACGTGGGCCATGGTTATCTTTGCCGTCACTTACTTCTTGACTC ATACGAGTACATCAATGTGGATGAATTTACCTATAGCAATTCTTATTGTTGCTGCATTTCGAATTATTTCCAATGAGGTTGAGTTCAAATGGAAAGTTCAATCAGTTCGTCCGCAAACTTTTTTGTCTTATTTGGAGAAGAAACAGTTGTCTTTGAATGATTCCCGTCTTTCCAGCTCACCGCCTCCACCCAAGTGGAAGCGGAAAATTGATTCTCCTAAGGTGGAGACTGCTCTCAATGAGTTCATTGATAAAATACTTAAGGATTTTGTTGTTGATTTGTGGTACTCGGAGATCACTCCAGATAGGGAGGCCCCTGAGTTGATCCGTACAGTGATTTTGGATGCTATCGGTGAAATATCAGGGAGAGTGAAAGAGATAAACCTTGTTGATTTGCTAACAAG GGATATAGTTGATTTGATAAGAGATCACTTGGATCTTTTTAGAAGAAACCAAGCAGCAATAGGTGTTGATGTTATGGTAACATTGTCATCTGAGGAGAGGGATGAAAGATTGAAACACCATCTTATGGTTTCTGAAGAGCTTCATCCTGCATTAATTTCACCAGAGAGTGAGTACAAG gtTATTCAGAGGCTTATTGGTGGAGTGTTAGCAGTAGTATTGAGGCCACGAGAAGCTCAATGTCCTTTGGTTCGAACTATTGCTCGTGAGATTGTAACTTGCTTGGTAGTGCAACCTCTTATGAATTTGGCAAGCCCAGG GTATATCAATGAAGTGATTGAATATATTCTACTCGCCATTAAAGATGATATGAATAAGATGGTGGTAGGTTTTGATCAGTCTTCAGTGGGAGTGCATGGTGCTGATTCTACTTCAAGCAAGATTTCGTCCTTAAACAGTCAAGGAACTGATTTGACTTTGGCTACAATTGACAATCAGAAAGAAACATATTCAGATCATAGCAGATACAAGGAAGAATCAGAGCAGCTGAGACCAGCTGATTGGGCTCGAATCTTAGAGGCAGCAACCCAGAGAAGAACTGAAATTCTTGCTCCTGAAAATCTTGATAACATGTGGACAAAAGGAAGAAactacaaaaagaaagagaacaaATATGTAAAAGCAGCAGTTCAAGAATCTATTCCAAAGGGTTCTGTGACAAAGAGTGCTATATTGATTGGGAATTCAGGAAGTGAAATCTCTACCAACAAGATTGGAACTTCTACAGGAAGGGAAGAGAAAACTGTGATGCAGCTAATGCCTGGTTTAAGTCTTGACACTCAATTATGTGATGGTAACATGAAAGGCACAAATTTAGCTTTGGAGTTTAACAAGTCATCATCATTTGAAGGAGATCATCTTGTTAACAAATTTATTGTTGCTAGTGAGCAAGCTGCTGATGGAAATAAAAGTAGGCTTAAGAGATCCAGTAGTACCTCCGATTTGAAAGTTGAACCTGATACAAAGAAGGCACTGACTGGAGATGTTGGAGGGCCTATTATTTCAGAGTTCTACAGCCCTGATTTTGGCAGGCATACTGAAGgatataggggtaaaattgccTCAAATATAGTATTCCGCAATGAGGGGCCACATATTCCCATGCTTAGGTGCCGG GTTATTGGAGCATACTTTGAGAAACTTGGATCAAAATCTTTTGCAGTTTATTCAATTGCGGTGACAGATGCAGAAAAAAGAACTTGGTTTGTCAAGAGAAG ATACAGGAATTTTGAACGGTTGCATCGAATTCTTAAAGAAATTCCTAATTATACATTACATCTGCCACCCAAAAGGATATTTTCATCAAGCACTGAGGATGCTTTTGTTCATCAGCGCTGCATTCAGCTTGACAAATATCTGCAA GATCTGTTGTCTATAGCCAATGTTGCTGAACAGCATGAAGTGTGGGATTTTTTGAGTGTTTCCTCAAAG AATTACTCTTTTGGAAAATCTTCATCAGTGATGAGAACCCTTGCAG TCAATGTGGATGATGCCGTGGATGATATCGTACGCCAATTTAGAGGAGTATCCGATGGCTTAATGCGCAAAGTTGTCGGTTCATCTTCTCCCCCCAGTGAAGCCTCATCTTCAGTCACTGGTAGGACCTTGTCATGGACTGCAGATGAGATGGCTAAAGATATTTCAAGGCAAAGTAATTTAGAAACAGTGAACAGTGCTTCTGATAATGAAGATGGTGACAAAGATGGTAGCCATGATCACCAGGATGACAGATCTGGTCCACAAGGTCATGGTTGGCACTCAGACAATGAATTGAACTCAAAGAGTTTGCCACCACGGGTGATAGAGCGTGGTGGAGTGTCTGGTAATTTAGTTTCTGAAAATCATAATTTAGGTGTGAAACCTGAATCAGTTGGCCAGGGTGGATTTCCTGCCATAAAGTTATCAGCAACCTCCAGTTATTTGGAGGATCCAGTTGGAATGCCCCCTGAG TGGACACCACCTAATGTGAGCGTACCTTTGCTGAATCTAGTTGACAATGTGTTTCAGCTTAAGAGAAGAGGCTGGCTAAG AAGACAGGTCTTTTGGATATCTAAGCAAATATTACAGCTGGTGATGGAAGATGCCATTGATGACTGGCTTTTGAGGCAGATTTACTGCCTTCGGACTGAGGAAACTGTTGCCCAAGGGATTCGGTGGGTTCAAGAT GTTCTGTGGCCAGGTGGTACATTCTTTACAAGGGTAGGGAACATTCAGAGCAAATTTGATAATTGTCATCCTAATCAGACACCTTCGGAGAACTTTAGCCAATTTGGTGGCAGTAATGTCTCTAAACCTGGGTCCTTTGAGCAGCAACTTGAGGCTACTCGTAGAGCAAGtgacataaaaaaaatgcttttTG ATGGAGCTCCAACGACCTTAGTTAGCTTGATCGGGCATAAGCAATACAGACGGTGTGCAAGAGACATATATTATTTCACTCAG TCTACTATATGTGTGAAGCAGCTTGCTTATGCAATATTAGAACTTCTACTCATATCGGTTTTCCCTGAGCTGCGGGATCTAGTGAAGGATCTTCATGGCAAGAAACATACTAAAGTTGCGTAG
- the LOC108660617 gene encoding B3 domain-containing protein Os11g0197600-like: MPTRAVLRGPSGDFSKITMCKQDRITAWGTRISWCSDTTAICVLMYKFLRKVDARGTVFQSPGCTKTRLKKIKEEEMDVTDTVKTKSQVQIGGKAKKKSAEEKDLASSSRKRPAGRKITAKLCKAAKNFTSNFPHFKHCITRCNVEVPFLLTIPTSFLNAHLPQARTEFTFWTSKEKSWEVTLLYTDTNKVFSKGWRRFAVDNKLEMDDSCVFELVAPREMRVHIFPTERENCSQLFVQV, encoded by the exons ATGCCCACTAGAGCAGTTCTTAGGGGTCCATCCGGTGATTTTTCGAAGATTACAATGTGCAAGCAGGACCGAATCACTGCTTGGGGGACAAGGATTTCTTGGTGTTCAGATACAACCGCAATATGTGTTTTGATGTacaaatttttgagaaaagtgGATGCGAGAGGAACTGTGTTTCAATCACCCGGATGCACCAAGACTcgactgaaaaaaattaaggaagaagaaatggacGTTACTGATACGGTGAAGACCAAATCACAAGTTCAAATTGGAGGGAAGGCTAAGAAAAAATCAGCAGAGGAAAAAGATTTAGCCTCTTCCTCGAGGAAGCGGCCAGCAGGTAGAAAAATTACAGCAAAGCTTTGTAAAGCGGCTAAAAATTTCACCTCCAACTTCCCTCATTTCAAGCATTGCATTACACGGTGTAATGTGGAGGTCCCATTCCTACTG ACCATCCCCACATCTTTTCTCAATGCACATCTTCCTCAAGCCAGAACAGAATTCACCTTCTGGACTTCAAAAGAGAAATCTTGGGAGGTGACTTTGCTATACACTGACACCAACAAGGTTTTCTCCAAAGGTTGGCGAAGATTTGCAGTTGATAACAAGCTGGAGATGGATGACAGTTGTGTCTTTGAACTTGTGGCACCTCGAGAAATGAGAGTCCATATTTTTCCCACTGAGAGAGAAAACTGCAGTCAACTGTTTGTACAAGTTTGA
- the LOC18607865 gene encoding CCG-binding protein 1: MIKSVQLRTYSSPILVEAKDIHRTGLSPSSKTRFASTIRCSSSSDAYIPKLEPFSRTKFERAVKEPPLIEKSENELADYCSTLEGDDSYSCWRAYFELKDLERETPKEDVEKLILQAGGVKSLIGCLHGIAAIHNKGNGNGYFSMSKPLNTENEGKRFYHIPDGLPKSAEEIEEEERARMPDSPFTRLLRTKGTSPAWYSPVPDHETD, encoded by the exons ATGATAAAGTCGGTTCAACTCCGTACCTATTCGTCTCCTATCCTGGTCGAGGCTAAAGATATCCACCGTACTGGATTATCACCGTCGTCGAAAACGAGATTCGCTTCGACGATTCGTTGTTCCTCGAGCAGCGACGCTTACATACCGAAGCTCGAGCCTTTTAGCAGAACAAAATTCGAGCGTGCCGTTAAAGAGCCTCCCTTGATCGAGAAATCCGAGAACGAGCTCGCTG atTATTGTTCGACGCTTGAAGGAGACGATTCTTATAGTTGCTGGAGAGCTTATTTCGAACTAAAAGATCTTGAG AGAGAGACACCGAAAGAAGATGTAGAGAAGTTAATTCTTCAAGCAGGGGGCGTTAAGTCGTTGATTGGATGCTTACATGGAATTGCTGCCATCCACAACAAGGGAAACGGCAACGGTTATTTTAGTATGTCTAAGCCATTGAATActgaaaatgaaggaaaaagattCTACCATATCCCAGATGGGTTGCCGAAATCTGCAGAGGAAATAGAGGAGGAAGAGAGAGCTAGAATGCCTGATTCGCCCTTTACTAGATTGCTTAGAACTAAAGGCACGTCGCCTGCTTGGTACTCTCCCGTCCCTGACCACGAAACCGATTGA
- the LOC18607862 gene encoding uncharacterized protein LOC18607862 isoform X2, whose amino-acid sequence MRRTIMVTQMMVVMTMMRMMIAAIADDTNGVFSPCEDSKVQKSDGFTFGLAFSKKESFFFDNVQLSPCDSRLALASKMAPLAVFRPKVDEISLLTINGSIPLVAGGFMVAFAGRKYAARSFPVMVADDRNTITSFTLVLEFHKGTLQNLHWKSFGCDSCSGESAVCLNNQDCAIPTPKCGHTGCSLGIQLAFSGTDKNLEPLNSWYEVNKIRQYSLYGLYSDLRDSITNSIPGFIPHQ is encoded by the exons ATGAGGAGAACGATCATGGTGACACAAATGATGGTTGTGATGACGATGATGAGGATGATGATTGCTGCAATTGCAGATGATACTAATGGTGTTTTTAGCCCTTGTGAGGATTCAAAAGTACAGAAATCAGATGGATTCACCTTTGGTCTTGCGTTCTCGAAGAAggaatcttttttctttgataatgTTCAGCTTTCGCCCTGTGATAGTCGGCTTGCCTTAGCCAGTAAAATGGCCCCACTAGCTGTATTTAGGCCAAAGGTGGATGAGATTTCTCTCCTTACCATCAATGGTAGCATTCCT CTTGTAGCCGGTGGATTCATGGTAGCATTTGCAGGAAGGAAGTATGCAGCCAGGTCATTTCCAGTAATGGTTGCTGATGATCGAAATACCATAACTAGTTTCACTTTG GTACTTGAATTCCATAAGGGTACTCTTCAAAATTTACACTGGAAAAGTTTTGGTTGTGATTCATGTTCTGGGGAGTCTGCTGTTTGCCTCAACAATCAAGACTGTGCAATACCAACCCCAAAATGTGGGCATACTGGGTGCAGCTTGGGCATACAGTTAGCATTTTCTGGCACAGACAAGAACCTTGAACCACTGAATTCATGGTATGAAGTGAACAAAATTCGGCAATATTCTCTCTATGGCCTATACTCAGATCTGCGTGATTCGATTACCAATTCTATTCCTGGTTTTATTCCCCACCAATAA
- the LOC18607864 gene encoding uncharacterized protein LOC18607864 isoform X2, translating to MKPMETIQDLIDEAKFRTVTWAMVIFAVTYFLTHTSTSMWMNLPIAILIVAAFRIISNEVEFKWKVQSVRPQTFLSYLEKKQLSLNDSRLSSSPPPPKWKRKIDSPKVETALNEFIDKILKDFVVDLWYSEITPDREAPELIRTVILDAIGEISGRVKEINLVDLLTRDIVDLIRDHLDLFRRNQAAIGVDVMVTLSSEERDERLKHHLMVSEELHPALISPESEYKVIQRLIGGVLAVVLRPREAQCPLVRTIAREIVTCLVVQPLMNLASPGYINEVIEYILLAIKDDMNKMVVGFDQSSVGVHGADSTSSKISSLNSQGTDLTLATIDNQKETYSDHSRYKEESEQLRPADWARILEAATQRRTEILAPENLDNMWTKGRNYKKKENKYVKAAVQESIPKGSVTKSAILIGNSGSEISTNKIGTSTGREEKTVMQLMPGLSLDTQLCDGNMKGTNLALEFNKSSSFEGDHLVNKFIVASEQAADGNKSRLKRSSSTSDLKVEPDTKKALTGDVGGPIISEFYSPDFGRHTEGYRGKIASNIVFRNEGPHIPMLRCRVIGAYFEKLGSKSFAVYSIAVTDAEKRTWFVKRRYRNFERLHRILKEIPNYTLHLPPKRIFSSSTEDAFVHQRCIQLDKYLQDLLSIANVAEQHEVWDFLSVSSKNYSFGKSSSVMRTLAVNVDDAVDDIVRQFRGVSDGLMRKVVGSSSPPSEASSSVTGRTLSWTADEMAKDISRQSNLETVNSASDNEDGDKDGSHDHQDDRSGPQGHGWHSDNELNSKSLPPRVIERGGVSGNLVSENHNLGVKPESVGQGGFPAIKLSATSSYLEDPVGMPPEWTPPNVSVPLLNLVDNVFQLKRRGWLRRQVFWISKQILQLVMEDAIDDWLLRQIYCLRTEETVAQGIRFCGQVVHSLQG from the exons ATGAAGCCGATGGAGACGATACAGGATCTGATCGACGAAGCCAAATTCCGGACGGTTACGTGGGCCATGGTTATCTTTGCCGTCACTTACTTCTTGACTC ATACGAGTACATCAATGTGGATGAATTTACCTATAGCAATTCTTATTGTTGCTGCATTTCGAATTATTTCCAATGAGGTTGAGTTCAAATGGAAAGTTCAATCAGTTCGTCCGCAAACTTTTTTGTCTTATTTGGAGAAGAAACAGTTGTCTTTGAATGATTCCCGTCTTTCCAGCTCACCGCCTCCACCCAAGTGGAAGCGGAAAATTGATTCTCCTAAGGTGGAGACTGCTCTCAATGAGTTCATTGATAAAATACTTAAGGATTTTGTTGTTGATTTGTGGTACTCGGAGATCACTCCAGATAGGGAGGCCCCTGAGTTGATCCGTACAGTGATTTTGGATGCTATCGGTGAAATATCAGGGAGAGTGAAAGAGATAAACCTTGTTGATTTGCTAACAAG GGATATAGTTGATTTGATAAGAGATCACTTGGATCTTTTTAGAAGAAACCAAGCAGCAATAGGTGTTGATGTTATGGTAACATTGTCATCTGAGGAGAGGGATGAAAGATTGAAACACCATCTTATGGTTTCTGAAGAGCTTCATCCTGCATTAATTTCACCAGAGAGTGAGTACAAG gtTATTCAGAGGCTTATTGGTGGAGTGTTAGCAGTAGTATTGAGGCCACGAGAAGCTCAATGTCCTTTGGTTCGAACTATTGCTCGTGAGATTGTAACTTGCTTGGTAGTGCAACCTCTTATGAATTTGGCAAGCCCAGG GTATATCAATGAAGTGATTGAATATATTCTACTCGCCATTAAAGATGATATGAATAAGATGGTGGTAGGTTTTGATCAGTCTTCAGTGGGAGTGCATGGTGCTGATTCTACTTCAAGCAAGATTTCGTCCTTAAACAGTCAAGGAACTGATTTGACTTTGGCTACAATTGACAATCAGAAAGAAACATATTCAGATCATAGCAGATACAAGGAAGAATCAGAGCAGCTGAGACCAGCTGATTGGGCTCGAATCTTAGAGGCAGCAACCCAGAGAAGAACTGAAATTCTTGCTCCTGAAAATCTTGATAACATGTGGACAAAAGGAAGAAactacaaaaagaaagagaacaaATATGTAAAAGCAGCAGTTCAAGAATCTATTCCAAAGGGTTCTGTGACAAAGAGTGCTATATTGATTGGGAATTCAGGAAGTGAAATCTCTACCAACAAGATTGGAACTTCTACAGGAAGGGAAGAGAAAACTGTGATGCAGCTAATGCCTGGTTTAAGTCTTGACACTCAATTATGTGATGGTAACATGAAAGGCACAAATTTAGCTTTGGAGTTTAACAAGTCATCATCATTTGAAGGAGATCATCTTGTTAACAAATTTATTGTTGCTAGTGAGCAAGCTGCTGATGGAAATAAAAGTAGGCTTAAGAGATCCAGTAGTACCTCCGATTTGAAAGTTGAACCTGATACAAAGAAGGCACTGACTGGAGATGTTGGAGGGCCTATTATTTCAGAGTTCTACAGCCCTGATTTTGGCAGGCATACTGAAGgatataggggtaaaattgccTCAAATATAGTATTCCGCAATGAGGGGCCACATATTCCCATGCTTAGGTGCCGG GTTATTGGAGCATACTTTGAGAAACTTGGATCAAAATCTTTTGCAGTTTATTCAATTGCGGTGACAGATGCAGAAAAAAGAACTTGGTTTGTCAAGAGAAG ATACAGGAATTTTGAACGGTTGCATCGAATTCTTAAAGAAATTCCTAATTATACATTACATCTGCCACCCAAAAGGATATTTTCATCAAGCACTGAGGATGCTTTTGTTCATCAGCGCTGCATTCAGCTTGACAAATATCTGCAA GATCTGTTGTCTATAGCCAATGTTGCTGAACAGCATGAAGTGTGGGATTTTTTGAGTGTTTCCTCAAAG AATTACTCTTTTGGAAAATCTTCATCAGTGATGAGAACCCTTGCAG TCAATGTGGATGATGCCGTGGATGATATCGTACGCCAATTTAGAGGAGTATCCGATGGCTTAATGCGCAAAGTTGTCGGTTCATCTTCTCCCCCCAGTGAAGCCTCATCTTCAGTCACTGGTAGGACCTTGTCATGGACTGCAGATGAGATGGCTAAAGATATTTCAAGGCAAAGTAATTTAGAAACAGTGAACAGTGCTTCTGATAATGAAGATGGTGACAAAGATGGTAGCCATGATCACCAGGATGACAGATCTGGTCCACAAGGTCATGGTTGGCACTCAGACAATGAATTGAACTCAAAGAGTTTGCCACCACGGGTGATAGAGCGTGGTGGAGTGTCTGGTAATTTAGTTTCTGAAAATCATAATTTAGGTGTGAAACCTGAATCAGTTGGCCAGGGTGGATTTCCTGCCATAAAGTTATCAGCAACCTCCAGTTATTTGGAGGATCCAGTTGGAATGCCCCCTGAG TGGACACCACCTAATGTGAGCGTACCTTTGCTGAATCTAGTTGACAATGTGTTTCAGCTTAAGAGAAGAGGCTGGCTAAG AAGACAGGTCTTTTGGATATCTAAGCAAATATTACAGCTGGTGATGGAAGATGCCATTGATGACTGGCTTTTGAGGCAGATTTACTGCCTTCGGACTGAGGAAACTGTTGCCCAAGGGATTCG GTTCTGTGGCCAGGTGGTACATTCTTTACAAGGGTAG